From a region of the Rathayibacter sp. VKM Ac-2804 genome:
- the dnaN gene encoding DNA polymerase III subunit beta, with protein MRFQANRDVFSEAVSFAVKLLPQRTTLPILSGILIEATAEGLTLSSFDYEVSAQTQIAADVEETGTVLVSGRLLADIANRLPNAPVRVATEESRVSVSAGSAHFTLLQMPVEEYPSIPEIDASTGLVPADAFSAAISQVAVAASRDDVTPVITGVQLEITENTIGLVATDRYRVAVREIDWDNGDNAAPSQPLTALVPARTLQEVGKTFSHSGTVSVAITQRDERELIAFTADRKTVTSLLIKGNFPPVKRLFPASVENYAVMATSDLIEATRRVSLVLEREAALRFSFSSDGLTLEAIGSEQAQASESIDAIVTGTDVVVSLKPQFLLDGLAAVHSEFVRIAFTKTENPNKPGPVLITAQTSREQPGSDSYRYLLQPNLLLR; from the coding sequence GTGAGGTTCCAAGCCAACCGCGATGTCTTCAGCGAGGCGGTGTCGTTCGCGGTCAAGCTGCTGCCGCAGCGCACGACCCTGCCGATCCTCTCGGGCATCCTCATCGAGGCGACCGCCGAGGGCCTCACGCTCTCCTCGTTCGACTACGAGGTCTCCGCGCAGACGCAGATCGCCGCCGACGTGGAGGAGACCGGCACGGTCCTCGTCTCGGGCCGACTGCTCGCCGACATCGCCAACCGCCTGCCCAACGCCCCCGTGCGCGTCGCGACGGAGGAGTCGCGCGTCTCGGTCTCGGCCGGCTCGGCGCACTTCACGCTGCTGCAGATGCCCGTGGAGGAGTACCCGAGCATCCCCGAGATCGACGCCTCCACGGGCCTCGTCCCCGCGGACGCCTTCTCCGCCGCGATCTCGCAGGTCGCCGTCGCCGCCTCCCGCGACGACGTCACCCCCGTCATCACGGGAGTCCAGCTCGAGATCACCGAGAACACCATCGGCCTCGTCGCCACCGACCGCTACCGCGTCGCCGTCCGCGAGATCGATTGGGACAACGGCGACAACGCCGCTCCCAGCCAGCCGCTCACCGCGCTCGTGCCCGCGCGCACCCTGCAGGAGGTCGGCAAGACCTTCAGCCACTCCGGCACCGTCTCCGTCGCGATCACGCAGCGCGACGAGCGCGAGCTGATCGCCTTCACCGCCGACCGCAAGACGGTCACCTCGCTCCTGATCAAGGGCAACTTCCCGCCCGTGAAGCGCCTCTTCCCCGCCTCCGTCGAGAACTACGCCGTGATGGCGACCAGCGACCTCATCGAGGCCACCCGCCGCGTCTCGCTCGTCCTCGAGCGCGAGGCCGCCCTGCGCTTCAGCTTCAGCAGCGACGGGCTCACCCTCGAGGCCATCGGCTCGGAGCAGGCGCAGGCCTCCGAGAGCATCGACGCCATCGTCACCGGCACCGACGTCGTCGTCTCGCTCAAGCCGCAGTTCCTGCTCGACGGCCTCGCCGCCGTGCACTCGGAGTTCGTGCGCATCGCGTTCACGAAGACCGAGAACCCCAACAAGCCCGGACCGGTCCTGATCACGGCGCAGACCTCGCGCGAGCAGCCCGGCAGCGACAGCTACCGCTACCTGCTGCAGCCGAACCTGCTCCTGCGCTGA
- the yidD gene encoding membrane protein insertion efficiency factor YidD, with translation MGWFLLLLPRNIGILLLVVYRAVISPLYGDVCRYYPSCSSYALQAVQLHGLVLGSVLGARRLLRCHPWAAGGVDDVPTSIPLHRPAPGRTRFAVTRSGFVAGPRKD, from the coding sequence CTGGGCTGGTTCCTCCTCCTGCTGCCGCGCAACATCGGCATCCTGCTGCTCGTCGTGTACCGGGCGGTGATCTCGCCGCTGTACGGCGACGTCTGCCGCTACTACCCGTCGTGCTCCTCCTACGCACTCCAGGCGGTCCAGCTCCACGGGCTCGTCCTCGGGTCCGTCCTCGGCGCCCGCCGACTCCTCCGCTGCCACCCGTGGGCGGCCGGCGGGGTCGACGACGTGCCGACCTCGATCCCCCTGCACCGACCGGCTCCCGGCCGGACCCGCTTCGCCGTGACGCGATCCGGGTTCGTCGCGGGCCCTCGAAAGGACTGA
- the yidC gene encoding membrane protein insertase YidC: MDLLGTILWPLKWVVELLLVAFHQLLTFTGLDAAAGITWVLSIVGLVLVIRAALIPIFVKQIKSQRRMMEVAPQLKKIQDKYKGKRDQLSREAMSRETMELYKKTGTNPLASCLPLLIQMPIFFSLFSVLNSAQHSQRGVGPLDDVLARQFGEANLFGIAPLHQSIQGALAEGGQELVVVIAVVMVVLMTASQFITQLQIVSKNMSPEAKASPTFKQQRILLYILPLVFAFSGFAFPLGVMFYWLTSNIWTMVQQFIVIRNMPTPGSEAAKAREERLRRKGKLVEETTEAGTVTLVEKKAVQRAQPVSKNRSKKQAGKK; this comes from the coding sequence ATGGACCTCCTCGGCACGATCCTCTGGCCCCTCAAGTGGGTGGTCGAGCTGCTCCTCGTCGCCTTCCATCAGCTGCTGACCTTCACCGGCCTCGATGCGGCGGCCGGCATCACCTGGGTGCTGTCGATCGTGGGCCTGGTCCTCGTCATCCGCGCCGCGCTGATCCCGATCTTCGTCAAGCAGATCAAGAGCCAGCGCCGCATGATGGAGGTGGCACCGCAGCTCAAGAAGATCCAGGACAAGTACAAGGGCAAGCGCGACCAGCTGTCGCGCGAGGCGATGTCCCGCGAGACCATGGAGCTCTACAAGAAGACCGGCACCAACCCGCTGGCCTCCTGCCTCCCGCTGCTCATCCAGATGCCGATCTTCTTCAGCCTGTTCTCGGTGCTGAACTCGGCGCAGCACAGCCAGCGCGGCGTAGGCCCGCTCGACGACGTCCTCGCCCGCCAGTTCGGCGAGGCCAACCTCTTCGGCATCGCCCCGCTGCACCAGTCGATCCAGGGTGCGCTCGCGGAGGGCGGCCAGGAGCTCGTCGTCGTCATCGCCGTCGTCATGGTCGTCCTGATGACCGCCTCGCAGTTCATCACTCAGCTGCAGATCGTCTCGAAGAACATGTCGCCCGAGGCCAAGGCCTCGCCGACGTTCAAGCAGCAGCGGATCCTGCTCTACATCCTCCCGCTCGTCTTCGCCTTCTCCGGCTTCGCCTTCCCGCTCGGCGTGATGTTCTACTGGCTGACCTCGAACATCTGGACGATGGTCCAGCAGTTCATCGTCATCCGGAACATGCCGACCCCCGGCAGCGAGGCTGCCAAGGCCCGCGAGGAGCGCCTGCGCCGCAAGGGCAAGCTCGTCGAGGAGACGACCGAGGCCGGCACCGTGACGCTCGTCGAGAAGAAGGCCGTCCAGCGCGCGCAGCCTGTCAGCAAGAACCGCTCCAAGAAGCAAGCCGGAAAGAAGTAG
- a CDS encoding R3H domain-containing nucleic acid-binding protein, with protein sequence MTDSTQIFAGAPVPSDGAAPAEEELAQRSPSADDGAAPTLSQLEEEGDVAADYIEEFLDICDLDGDIDIEVRNGRAYLSVTASGDTNLRVLSRPDAVQALQELTRLAVQTKTGAFSRLILDIGGSRDAREAELAQLVDRAIERIEEGATSASLPPMSSYERKLVHDMVGERGFVSESRGEARERHTVITRG encoded by the coding sequence ATGACCGATTCGACGCAGATCTTCGCCGGCGCCCCGGTGCCCTCGGACGGAGCGGCCCCCGCGGAGGAGGAGCTCGCTCAGCGCTCCCCGTCGGCGGACGACGGCGCCGCGCCGACGCTGTCGCAGCTCGAGGAGGAGGGCGACGTCGCCGCGGACTACATCGAGGAGTTCCTCGACATCTGCGACCTCGACGGCGACATCGACATCGAGGTCCGCAACGGCCGCGCCTACCTGTCGGTCACCGCGTCGGGCGACACCAACCTGCGCGTGCTCTCGCGCCCGGATGCGGTGCAGGCCCTGCAGGAGCTGACGCGCCTCGCGGTGCAGACGAAGACGGGTGCCTTCTCGCGCCTCATCCTCGACATCGGCGGCTCCCGCGACGCCCGTGAGGCCGAGCTGGCCCAGCTGGTCGACCGCGCGATCGAGCGCATCGAGGAGGGCGCGACGTCCGCGTCGCTGCCCCCGATGTCCTCCTACGAGCGCAAGCTCGTGCACGACATGGTCGGCGAGCGCGGGTTCGTGTCGGAGTCCCGCGGCGAGGCCCGCGAGCGCCACACCGTCATCACCCGCGGCTGA
- the gnd gene encoding phosphogluconate dehydrogenase (NAD(+)-dependent, decarboxylating), with translation MHIGLVGLGKMGDNMRSRLREKGVEVTGYDRNPDVSDAASLDEMIAALPAPRIVWVMVPAGAITDAVVTDLSEKLSEGDLVIDGGNSRFTEDFKHDALLKPKGIHYIDAGVSGGVWGLENGYGLMVGGPKELVDYAMPVFDALRPEGPREEGFVHVGEVGAGHYAKMVHNGIEYALMQAFAEGYELLDTRKDIIKDVTGTFKAWQRGTVVRSWLLELLVRALEQDPEFEHIEGYVQDSGEGRWTIEEAINNAVPVPTISASIFARFVSRQEDSPAMKAVAALRNQFGGHSVKAVD, from the coding sequence ATGCACATCGGACTCGTCGGACTCGGCAAGATGGGCGACAACATGCGCTCCCGCCTGCGGGAGAAGGGCGTCGAGGTCACCGGCTACGACCGCAACCCGGACGTCTCGGACGCCGCCTCGCTCGACGAGATGATCGCCGCCCTCCCGGCGCCGCGCATCGTCTGGGTCATGGTGCCCGCCGGTGCCATCACGGACGCGGTCGTCACCGACCTGTCCGAGAAGCTCAGCGAGGGCGACCTGGTCATCGACGGCGGCAACTCCCGCTTCACCGAGGACTTCAAGCACGATGCGCTCCTCAAGCCCAAGGGCATCCACTACATCGACGCCGGCGTCTCCGGCGGCGTCTGGGGCCTCGAGAACGGCTACGGCCTGATGGTCGGCGGCCCGAAGGAGCTCGTCGACTACGCGATGCCCGTCTTCGACGCGCTCCGCCCCGAGGGCCCCCGCGAGGAGGGCTTCGTCCACGTCGGCGAGGTCGGCGCCGGCCACTACGCGAAGATGGTGCACAACGGCATCGAGTACGCGCTGATGCAGGCGTTCGCCGAGGGCTACGAGCTCCTCGACACCCGCAAGGACATCATCAAGGACGTCACCGGCACCTTCAAGGCGTGGCAGCGCGGCACGGTCGTCCGCTCCTGGCTCCTCGAGCTGCTCGTCCGCGCGCTCGAGCAGGACCCGGAGTTCGAGCACATCGAGGGCTACGTCCAGGACTCCGGCGAGGGCCGCTGGACCATCGAGGAGGCCATCAACAACGCCGTCCCCGTCCCCACGATCAGCGCCTCGATCTTCGCCCGCTTCGTCTCCCGCCAGGAGGACTCCCCCGCGATGAAGGCGGTCGCGGCGCTCCGCAACCAGTTCGGCGGGCACTCCGTCAAAGCGGTCGACTGA
- a CDS encoding DciA family protein produces MAESPRRGAPSPAADSEAARVYQHLKEVFGGDAPRRVRKTVDRAEPKGDAAPFGGGRDPHDLGDVLSSLTVKLGWTAPLAQGDLMSSWTAIAGEETAKHSTPVGVVDGVLTVACESTAWSTQLRLMRIEIMNHIAVNHPDAGITAIRFQGPDVPNWKKGPRSIPGRGPRDTYG; encoded by the coding sequence GTGGCTGAGTCCCCCCGCCGCGGTGCTCCCTCCCCCGCTGCCGACTCCGAGGCGGCGCGCGTCTACCAGCACCTCAAGGAGGTCTTCGGCGGCGACGCTCCCCGTCGAGTGCGCAAGACCGTCGACCGCGCCGAGCCGAAGGGCGATGCGGCCCCGTTCGGGGGCGGCCGCGACCCGCACGACCTCGGCGACGTCCTCTCCTCCCTCACGGTGAAGCTCGGCTGGACCGCTCCCCTCGCCCAGGGGGACCTGATGTCGTCGTGGACGGCGATCGCCGGCGAGGAGACGGCCAAGCACTCCACCCCGGTGGGCGTCGTCGACGGCGTGCTCACGGTGGCGTGCGAGTCGACGGCCTGGTCGACGCAGCTGCGGCTGATGCGGATCGAGATCATGAACCACATCGCGGTGAACCACCCGGACGCGGGGATCACCGCGATCCGTTTCCAAGGGCCCGACGTCCCGAACTGGAAAAAGGGCCCCAGGTCGATTCCAGGGCGTGGTCCGCGCGATACCTACGGCTGA
- the rpmH gene encoding 50S ribosomal protein L34 — MSKRTFQPNNRRRAKVHGFRLRMRTRAGRGILSARRAKGRTELSA, encoded by the coding sequence ATGAGCAAGCGAACCTTCCAGCCGAACAACCGTCGTCGCGCCAAGGTGCACGGCTTCCGTCTGCGCATGCGCACGCGCGCCGGTCGCGGCATCCTGAGCGCACGCCGCGCCAAGGGCCGCACCGAGCTCTCGGCGTAG
- the rnpA gene encoding ribonuclease P protein component: protein MLARAHRIVLGGEYRAVVRRGVRSTGPHTVTYVRRSSGDAPVRFGFIVAKTVGTAVKRNTVRRRLKAVAFELVPQIESGTDVVVRALPGSADAPWSALRQDVVAAVTRARVVRAGEALR, encoded by the coding sequence GTGCTGGCCAGAGCCCATCGCATCGTCCTCGGTGGCGAGTACCGGGCAGTCGTCCGTCGCGGTGTGCGGTCCACGGGACCGCACACCGTCACGTATGTCCGGAGGTCCTCCGGTGACGCTCCGGTGCGGTTCGGCTTCATCGTGGCCAAGACCGTCGGGACGGCCGTGAAGCGGAACACCGTGCGGCGCCGGCTCAAGGCCGTCGCCTTCGAGCTCGTGCCGCAGATCGAGTCCGGGACCGACGTGGTCGTCCGGGCGCTGCCCGGCAGCGCCGACGCTCCGTGGTCCGCGCTGCGGCAGGACGTCGTGGCCGCGGTGACGCGTGCGCGCGTCGTCCGCGCGGGCGAGGCGCTCCGGTGA
- the recF gene encoding DNA replication/repair protein RecF → MQVTQLALSDFRNYASVDVALAPGPNLFVGRNGQGKTNLVESLGYLSTLGSHRVSTDQALIRAGQDSAVIRARLRNGDRDLLAEVQINRSSANRAQINRGGIKPRELPRFFSSVLFAPEDLLLIRGDPSARRRFLDQLIVLRSPRMSAVQADYERVLRQRNSLLKSARASGVRDPAKLGTLDIWDERLVALGTEIMQSRLTLVDELSGPVRAAYEAVAGADQRPVLRSRLSVQGAVDDDDEPVATSEVAAAPAELAETFSAALLSVRRRELDRGISLVGPHRDDVQFELNDLPAKGYASHGESWSFALALKLGAAELLRRDSPMGDPVLMLDDVFAELDARRRERLASVVADYEQVLITAAVFDDVPAELAAHTVRIEAGRIVESDAVVVPEAPLTAPAEAASTPTDPAETDASCERDDTVDAAADDSADGTAEPDPEPDRG, encoded by the coding sequence GTGCAGGTGACGCAGCTGGCGTTGAGCGACTTCCGCAACTACGCCTCCGTCGACGTCGCGCTCGCTCCCGGCCCGAACCTGTTCGTGGGCCGCAACGGCCAGGGCAAGACGAACCTGGTCGAGTCGCTCGGCTACCTCTCCACCCTCGGCTCGCACCGGGTGTCCACCGATCAGGCGCTGATCCGCGCGGGTCAGGACAGCGCGGTGATCCGGGCCCGCCTCCGCAACGGCGACCGCGATCTGCTCGCCGAGGTGCAGATCAACCGCTCCTCCGCCAACCGCGCGCAGATCAACCGGGGCGGCATCAAGCCGCGCGAGCTGCCCCGCTTCTTCTCGAGCGTCCTCTTCGCACCGGAGGACCTCCTCCTGATCCGCGGCGACCCGTCCGCTCGGCGCCGCTTCCTCGACCAGCTGATCGTCCTCCGGTCCCCCCGGATGAGCGCCGTGCAGGCCGACTACGAGCGCGTGCTGCGCCAGCGCAACTCGCTGCTGAAGTCCGCGCGGGCGAGCGGCGTCCGCGATCCCGCCAAGCTCGGCACGCTCGACATCTGGGACGAGCGGCTCGTCGCGCTCGGCACCGAGATCATGCAGTCGCGGCTGACCCTGGTCGACGAGCTGAGCGGACCGGTCCGCGCCGCCTACGAGGCGGTCGCCGGGGCCGATCAGCGCCCGGTGCTGCGTTCGCGACTGAGCGTCCAGGGGGCGGTCGACGACGACGACGAGCCCGTCGCGACGTCCGAGGTCGCCGCCGCGCCGGCGGAGCTGGCCGAGACGTTCTCCGCCGCGCTGCTCTCCGTGCGCCGCCGCGAGCTCGACCGCGGGATCTCGCTGGTTGGACCGCACCGGGACGACGTCCAGTTCGAGCTCAACGACCTGCCGGCCAAGGGCTACGCCAGCCACGGCGAGAGCTGGTCGTTCGCGCTGGCGCTCAAGCTCGGCGCGGCCGAGCTGCTCCGTCGCGACTCCCCCATGGGCGACCCGGTGCTGATGCTCGACGACGTCTTCGCCGAGCTCGACGCGCGCCGGCGCGAGCGCCTCGCCTCGGTGGTCGCCGACTACGAGCAGGTGCTGATCACGGCGGCCGTCTTCGACGACGTGCCCGCGGAGCTGGCCGCGCACACGGTCCGCATCGAGGCGGGGCGCATCGTCGAGTCCGACGCCGTCGTGGTCCCGGAGGCACCCCTGACCGCTCCGGCCGAGGCCGCGTCCACGCCGACGGATCCCGCCGAGACGGATGCGTCCTGCGAGCGCGACGACACCGTGGACGCAGCTGCGGACGACAGCGCGGACGGCACAGCGGAGCCCGACCCGGAGCCCGACCGTGGCTGA
- the rsmG gene encoding 16S rRNA (guanine(527)-N(7))-methyltransferase RsmG — translation MEPTLEPEPAAAVAIAGERLPLLRRFTEALAREGEERGLIGPLELPRLWTRHVLNSALVAPLLRPGLVGDVGSGAGLPGVVLGIVRPDVRFVLIEPMERRALWLQEQVEELRLENVSVLRARAEEVRLDEPLDQVTARAVSALSKLIPLTAPLLRRGGELVLLKGINAEKEIEAASKQIRRFRLSPPEVVVLGDGVLSEVTRVVRATVG, via the coding sequence GTGGAGCCGACCCTCGAGCCGGAACCCGCTGCCGCCGTCGCGATCGCGGGGGAGCGGCTGCCGCTCCTCCGGCGCTTCACCGAAGCACTCGCCCGGGAGGGTGAGGAGCGCGGTCTGATCGGACCGCTCGAGCTGCCGCGCCTCTGGACGAGGCACGTGCTCAACAGCGCCCTGGTGGCCCCTCTGCTGCGTCCGGGGCTCGTGGGTGATGTCGGCAGTGGTGCCGGCCTTCCGGGCGTCGTCCTGGGCATCGTGCGGCCGGACGTGCGGTTCGTGCTGATCGAGCCGATGGAGCGCCGCGCGCTGTGGCTGCAGGAGCAGGTCGAGGAGCTCAGACTCGAGAATGTCTCGGTTCTTCGGGCTCGCGCGGAGGAGGTCCGGCTCGACGAGCCGCTCGATCAGGTGACGGCCCGGGCGGTGAGTGCGCTGTCGAAGCTCATCCCGCTGACGGCGCCGCTGCTGCGTCGGGGCGGCGAGCTCGTCCTGCTCAAGGGCATCAATGCCGAGAAGGAGATCGAGGCGGCGTCGAAGCAGATCCGCCGGTTCCGACTGTCTCCGCCCGAGGTCGTCGTGCTCGGCGACGGCGTGCTCTCCGAGGTGACGCGGGTCGTCCGAGCTACAGTGGGATGA
- the gyrB gene encoding DNA topoisomerase (ATP-hydrolyzing) subunit B, translated as MSTKSSGDYGANQIQVLEGLEAVRKRPGMYIGSTGPRGLHHLVYEIVDNAVDEALAGYCDNIEVVMRADGGLTVVDNGRGIPVDMHPTEGISTVELVLTVLHAGGKFGGGGYAVSGGLHGVGSSVVNALSTRLEVEVKRQGASYSMTFADGVPEAPLAKGGPSDETGTTITFWPNAEIFETVEFDYETLRARFQQMAFLNKGLRIALTDEKEIEFDGEGENETSGPRSDVFLYEKGLVDYVEYINSLKKSDLVHSEIIDFESEDTERRISLEVAMQWTTAYTESVHTYANTINTHEGGTHEEGFRAALTTLVNKYARANNLLKDKDENLSGDDIREGLTAVVSIKLGEPQFEGQTKTKLGNTEAKAFVQRVAGEQLADWFDRNPNQAKDIIRKAIQAASARMAARKARETARRKGLLEGGGMPGKLKDCQSKDPSISEIFIVEGDSAGGSAVQGRNPETQAILPLRGKILNVEKARLDRALGNNEVQAMITAFGAGIGEDFNPDKARYHKIILMADADVDGQHITTLLLTLLFRYMRPLIDLGYVYLAQPPLYRLKWSNSPHEYVYSDRERDALLAHGAASNKRMPKDNGIQRYKGLGEMDYKELWETTMDPATRTLLQVTLDDAAAADEIFSTLMGEDVESRRSFIQKNAKDVRFLDI; from the coding sequence ATGTCGACGAAGTCCTCCGGCGACTACGGCGCGAACCAGATCCAGGTCCTCGAGGGCCTCGAGGCGGTCCGCAAGCGCCCCGGCATGTACATCGGCTCGACGGGGCCGCGCGGCCTGCACCACCTGGTCTACGAGATCGTCGACAACGCCGTCGACGAGGCGCTCGCGGGCTACTGCGACAACATCGAGGTCGTCATGCGCGCGGACGGCGGCCTGACCGTCGTCGACAACGGCCGCGGCATCCCGGTCGACATGCACCCCACCGAGGGCATCTCCACCGTCGAGCTCGTGCTCACCGTGCTGCACGCCGGCGGCAAGTTCGGCGGCGGCGGCTACGCGGTCTCCGGCGGACTGCACGGCGTCGGCTCCTCCGTCGTCAACGCCCTCTCCACCCGGCTCGAGGTCGAGGTGAAGCGCCAGGGCGCGTCCTACAGCATGACCTTCGCCGACGGCGTCCCGGAGGCGCCGCTCGCGAAGGGCGGGCCGAGCGACGAGACCGGCACCACGATCACCTTCTGGCCGAACGCGGAGATCTTCGAGACCGTCGAGTTCGACTACGAGACCCTCCGCGCCCGCTTCCAGCAGATGGCGTTCCTCAACAAGGGACTCCGGATCGCCCTGACGGACGAGAAGGAGATCGAGTTCGACGGCGAGGGGGAGAACGAGACCTCGGGTCCGCGCAGCGACGTCTTCCTCTACGAGAAGGGCCTCGTCGACTACGTCGAGTACATCAACTCGCTCAAGAAGTCCGATCTCGTGCACTCCGAGATCATCGACTTCGAGTCCGAGGACACCGAGCGCCGCATCTCGCTCGAGGTCGCCATGCAGTGGACGACGGCGTACACCGAGAGCGTGCACACCTACGCGAACACGATCAACACCCACGAGGGCGGCACGCACGAGGAGGGGTTCCGGGCGGCGCTGACGACGCTCGTCAACAAGTACGCGCGAGCCAACAACCTGCTCAAGGACAAGGACGAGAACCTCTCGGGCGACGACATCCGCGAGGGCCTCACCGCCGTCGTGTCGATCAAGCTCGGCGAGCCGCAGTTCGAGGGCCAGACCAAGACCAAGCTCGGCAACACCGAGGCCAAGGCCTTCGTGCAGCGGGTGGCCGGCGAGCAGCTCGCCGACTGGTTCGACCGCAACCCCAACCAGGCCAAGGACATCATCCGGAAGGCGATCCAGGCGGCGTCCGCGCGGATGGCCGCCCGCAAGGCCCGCGAGACCGCTCGCCGCAAGGGACTCCTCGAGGGCGGCGGCATGCCGGGCAAGCTCAAGGACTGCCAGTCGAAGGACCCGTCGATCTCCGAGATCTTCATCGTCGAGGGCGACTCGGCCGGCGGCTCCGCCGTCCAGGGCCGCAACCCCGAGACTCAGGCGATCCTCCCCCTCCGCGGCAAGATCCTCAACGTCGAGAAGGCCCGCCTCGACCGGGCCCTCGGCAACAACGAGGTCCAGGCGATGATCACGGCCTTCGGAGCCGGCATCGGTGAGGACTTCAACCCCGACAAGGCGCGGTACCACAAGATCATCCTGATGGCCGACGCCGACGTCGACGGCCAGCACATCACGACGCTCCTGCTGACGCTGCTGTTCCGCTACATGCGCCCGCTGATCGACCTCGGCTACGTCTACCTCGCTCAGCCGCCGCTCTACCGCCTCAAGTGGTCGAACTCGCCGCACGAGTACGTGTACAGCGACCGCGAGCGCGACGCGCTGCTCGCGCACGGCGCGGCCTCGAACAAGCGCATGCCCAAGGACAACGGGATCCAGCGCTACAAGGGCCTCGGCGAGATGGACTACAAGGAGCTGTGGGAGACCACGATGGACCCCGCCACGCGGACCCTCCTCCAGGTCACCCTCGACGACGCGGCCGCCGCCGACGAGATCTTCTCGACCCTGATGGGCGAGGACGTCGAGTCCCGCCGCTCCTTCATTCAAAAAAACGCGAAGGACGTGAGGTTCCTCGACATCTGA
- the dnaA gene encoding chromosomal replication initiator protein DnaA: MPDDTSMIDAWNVIRGELSRDERITAPMYGFVSLVEPKGIMAGTFYLEVPNEFTRGMLEHRVRVPLLSAIGALDDSFGVSTFAFVVNPDIEHEPMSSPSSESLNPFEPVTGSSATVAPPVRVVEELRTVPATDTRLNPKYSFDNFVIGGSNRFAHAAAVAVAEAPAKAYNPLFVYGDSGLGKTHLLHAIGHYAMSLYPGIRVRYVSSEEFTNDFINSIANNRGNAFHGRYRNVDILLIDDIQFLQGKAETQEAFFHTFNQLHDHNKQVVITSDLPPKALTGFEDRMRSRFEWGLITDVQAPDLETRIAILRKKAVSEKLLVPDDILEFMASKVSSNIRELEGTLIRVTAFASLNRTPVDMALVQTVLKDLITLDEDNVISPVDIINHTADYFKLTVDDLYGSSRSQAVATARQIAMYLCRELTNLSLPKIGQLFGNRDHTTVMYANKKISELMKERRSIYNQVTELTTRIKTNR, from the coding sequence ATGCCTGACGACACGTCGATGATCGACGCGTGGAACGTGATCCGCGGCGAGCTGTCGCGGGACGAGCGCATCACCGCGCCGATGTACGGCTTCGTCTCCCTGGTGGAACCCAAGGGCATCATGGCGGGCACCTTCTACCTGGAGGTCCCGAACGAGTTCACCCGCGGGATGCTCGAGCACCGCGTGCGCGTGCCGCTGCTGAGTGCGATCGGCGCCCTCGACGACTCCTTCGGCGTCTCGACCTTCGCCTTCGTGGTGAACCCCGACATCGAGCACGAGCCGATGAGCTCGCCGTCCTCGGAGTCGCTCAACCCGTTCGAGCCCGTCACCGGATCCTCCGCCACGGTCGCGCCGCCGGTCCGGGTTGTCGAGGAGCTGCGGACGGTGCCGGCCACCGACACCCGGCTGAACCCCAAGTACAGCTTCGACAACTTCGTCATCGGCGGTTCGAACCGCTTCGCGCACGCCGCCGCGGTCGCCGTGGCCGAGGCGCCGGCGAAGGCGTACAACCCGCTCTTCGTCTACGGCGACTCGGGCCTCGGCAAGACCCACCTCCTGCACGCCATCGGCCACTACGCGATGAGCCTCTACCCGGGGATCCGCGTGCGCTACGTGTCGAGCGAGGAGTTCACCAACGACTTCATCAACTCGATCGCGAACAACCGGGGCAACGCGTTCCACGGCCGGTATCGCAACGTCGACATCCTCCTCATCGACGACATCCAGTTCCTGCAGGGCAAGGCGGAGACGCAGGAGGCGTTCTTCCACACCTTCAACCAGCTGCACGACCACAACAAGCAGGTCGTCATCACCTCGGACCTGCCGCCCAAGGCGCTGACCGGCTTCGAGGACCGCATGCGGTCGCGGTTCGAGTGGGGCCTGATCACCGACGTGCAGGCGCCCGACCTCGAGACCCGCATCGCGATCCTCCGCAAGAAGGCCGTCAGCGAGAAGCTGCTCGTGCCCGACGACATCCTCGAGTTCATGGCGTCGAAGGTGTCCAGCAACATCCGAGAGCTGGAGGGGACGCTGATCCGCGTCACCGCGTTCGCGAGCCTCAACCGCACGCCGGTCGACATGGCGCTGGTGCAGACGGTCCTGAAGGACCTGATCACGCTGGACGAGGACAACGTCATCTCGCCGGTCGACATCATCAATCACACCGCGGACTACTTCAAGCTGACGGTCGACGACCTCTACGGCTCATCGCGCTCCCAGGCGGTGGCCACGGCGCGCCAGATCGCGATGTACCTCTGCCGCGAGCTGACGAACCTCTCCCTGCCCAAGATCGGCCAGCTGTTCGGCAACCGCGACCACACCACCGTCATGTACGCCAACAAGAAGATCTCGGAGCTCATGAAGGAGCGCCGCAGCATCTACAACCAGGTCACCGAGCTGACCACCCGCATCAAGACCAACCGCTGA